In Cyclopterus lumpus isolate fCycLum1 chromosome 9, fCycLum1.pri, whole genome shotgun sequence, a single genomic region encodes these proteins:
- the LOC117736248 gene encoding creatine kinase U-type, mitochondrial-like has translation MANSFTRMMSGRHTAVILASIGAGTLASGYLLSDHVVAAAERTKLYPPSADFPDLRKHNNCMAAALTPTIYGHLRDKKTPNDWTLDQCIQTGVDNPGHPFIKTVGMVAGDEESYEVFAELFDPVIKDRHNGYDPRTMKHPTDLDASKITSGMFDERYVLSSRVRTGRSIRGLSLPPACSRSERREVERVAVTALSGLKGDLSGRYYSLGEMSDREQQQLIDDHLLFDKPVSPLLMAAGMARDWPDARGIWHNNEKNFLIWINEEDHTRIISMEKGGNMKKVFERFCRGLKQVEHLIQERGWEFMWNDRLGYVLTCPSNLGTGLRAGVHIRLPILSRDPRFKRILDNLRLQKRGTGGVDTASTGDTVDVSNLDRLGKSEVELVQLVIDGVNYLIECEKRLERGQDIKIPSPILQFRK, from the exons ATGGCAAACTCTTTCACCCGCATGATGTCCGGCCGTCACACGGCAGTGATTCTGGCCAGCATCGGCGCCGGCACACTGGCCTCCGGGTACCTTCTCAGTGACCACGTCGTCGCTGCTGCCGAGAGGACGAAGCTCTATCCCCCCAG TGCAGATTTCCCTGACCTGAGGAAGCACAACAACTGCATGGCAGCAGCCCTGACCCCAACCATTTATGGGCACCTGAGGGACAAGAAAACCCCCAATGACTGGACCCTGGACCAATGCATCCAGACCGGGGTGGACAACCCTGGACACCCCTTCATCAAGACTGTGGGCATGGTAGCGGGAGACGAGGAGAGCTACGAG GTGTTTGCTGAGCTCTTTGACCCCGTTATCAAGGACAGACACAATGGCTACGACCCTCGCACAATGAAGCACCCCACTGACCTGGATGCTTCCAAG ATCACCTCGGGAATGTTTGATGAGCGCTACGTGCTGTCATCTCGAGTCCGTACCGGTCGTAGCATCCGTGGACTGAGTCTCCCCCCGGCATGCTCGCGCTCCGAGCGCCGCGAGGTGGAGCGCGTCGCTGTGACAGCTCTGTCCGGCCTGAAGGGAGACCTGAGCGGTCGCTACTACAGCCTGGGAGAGATGTCTGATAGAGAGCAGCAACAGCTTATTGAT GATCACCTCCTGTTTGATAAACCTGTGTCACCTCTGCTCATGGCGGCCGGGATGGCCAGAGATTGGCCTGATGCTCGTGGGATCTG GCACAACAACGAGAAGAACTTCTTAATCTGGATCAACGAGGAGGACCACACAAGGATCATATCCATGGAGAAAGGAGGAAACATGAAGAAAGTGTTTGAGCGGTTCTGCAGAGGTCTAAAACAG GTGGAGCATCTAATTCAGGAGAGAGGCTGGGAGTTCATGTGGAACGACCGTCTGGGCTACGTCCTCACCTGCCCCTCTAACCTCGGCACTGGGCTCAGGGCCGGTGTGCATATCCGCCTGCCCATCCTCAGCAGG GACCCTCGCTTCAAAAGGATCCTGGATAACCTGAGGCTACAGAAGAGAGGCACGGGAGGCGTCGACACGGCTTCCACCGGGGACACCGTCGACGTCTCCAACCTCGACCGCCTGGGCAAGTCAGAG GTGGAGCTGGTACAATTAGTGATTGACGGCGTGAACTACCTAATTGAGTGCGAGAAGAGGCTGGAGAGGGGGCAGGACATCAAGATCCCCTCCCCCATCCTTCAGTTCAGGAAGTGA
- the LOC117736522 gene encoding corticotropin-releasing factor-binding protein-like, with protein MSVALRTQLFLFLISLSSRTGLSRYIEDNEAADGLFSLLSLDQKRESEDFIFRRPLRCLDMLATDGYFTFVASQPQLACAAFIIAEPNEVISLELSDVNIDCSAGDFIKMFDGWVLKGEKFPSRQDHHLPLHQRYTDYCSSTAPGATSRSSQNVAMIFFRIHSPDSGFTLAVRKLHNPFPCNIMSQSPEGSFTMVMPHQRRNCSFSIIYPVEIRLTDLSLGQAKSNELSPKGQLWAGCSGSGDHVELLGGNGVDTSMMFPMADLCFSLTGLAQMKIGCDNSVVRLVSSGNYINRVSFQYRLLEQRELSKNRENALDNFCSVE; from the exons ATGTCGGTGGCTCTGCGCACGCAGCTGTTCCTCTTTCTGATCTCCCTCTCATCGAGGACGGGGCTCAGTCGCTACATTGAG GACAACGAAGCTGCAGATGGATTATTCTCTCTGCTCAGTTTGGACCAGAAAAGAGAGTCAGAGGATTTCATTTTCCGCCGACCTCTCA GATGTTTGGATATGCTGGCCACCGACGGCTACTTCACCTTTGTGGCGTCTCAACCACAGCTGGCCTGCGCTGCCTTCATCATCGCTGAGCCCAACGAGGTCATCAGCCTGGAGCTGTCCGACGTCAACATCGACTGCAGCGCGGGAGACTTCATCAAG ATGTTTGACGGCTGGGTCCTGAAGGGAGAGAAGTTCCCCAGCAGGCAGGACCACCATCTCCCTCTACACCAGCGCTACACGGACTACTGCTCCTCCACAGCACCGGGGGCCACCAGCCGCTCCTCTCAGAACGTGGCCATGATCTTCTTTCGCATTCACAGCCCCGACAGTGGCTTCACCCTCGCTGTCAGAAAGCTACACAACCCCTTCC ccTGTAACATCATGTCTCAGAGTCCAGAGGGCAGCTTCACCATGGTGATGCCACACCAGCGCAGGAACTGCAGCTTCTCCATCATCTACCCCGTGGAGATCCGACTGACAGATCTGAGCCTCGGGCAGGCCAAAAGCAATGAACTCAGCCCaaag GGACAGTTGTGGGCGGGCTGTTCGGGGTCAGGTGACCATGTGGAGCTGCTAGGGGGGAATGGGGTGGACACCTCTATGATGTTCCCCATGGCCGACCTCTGTTTCTCCCTCACTGGGCTCG CCCAGATGAAGATTGGTTGTGATAACTCGGTGGTGAGGCTGGTGTCCAGTGGGAACTATATCAACCGCGTCTCCTTCCAGTACCGACTACTGGAGCAACGTGAGCTCTCCAAGAACCGAGAGAATGCTCTGGATAACTTCTGCTCTGTGGAATGA